A single window of Triplophysa dalaica isolate WHDGS20190420 chromosome 14, ASM1584641v1, whole genome shotgun sequence DNA harbors:
- the LOC130435627 gene encoding ATP-sensitive inward rectifier potassium channel 1-like has product MTRSLREVMKVYMSERRIRKSRLVTKDGRCNIEFGTVMNRHHFAYFLDIWTTFVESRWRFVVLHFIASFTLSWFIFGLVWYWIARDNGDLTWQNATEEHVPCVMNVGCLTTAFLYSLETQTTIGYGNRYITRACPGAVALIIIQCLIGAIINCFWCGVVMTKISLPKKRAKTITFSESAVICPKKGTLCLQIRVANLRKTLMIGSQIYGKLFRTTVTPEGETVIMDQVSIDFTVDAGKDNLFFVCPLTLYHMIDKTSPFFEMAVDTLHEQEFELVVFLDGTAESTSSTCQVRTSYVPQEIMWGYDFQPIISRSKEGKYRVDFSNFAKVLPVPTAHCSYCYHNEAGHHHHSRNGIENQGFEVIDIDGPNGTNM; this is encoded by the coding sequence ATGACCCGTTCCCTAAGAGAGGTGATGAAGGTGTACATGTCAGAGCGGCGTATTCGAAAGAGCCGCCTGGTGACCAAAGATGGCCGGTGTAACATCGAATTCGGCACAGTGATGAACAGACACCACTTCGCTTACTTCCTCGACATATGGACCACCTTTGTGGAGAGTCGTTGGCGTTTTGTGGTCTTGCACTTCATCGCTTCTTTTACTCTCAGCTGGTTCATCTTCGGTTTGGTCTGGTACTGGATCGCAAGAGACAACGGCGACCTCACATGGCAGAATGCCACCGAGGAGCACGTACCGTGCGTGATGAACGTTGGATGCCTGACAACGGCTTTTCTCTACTCGTTGGAGACCCAAACAACCATTGGTTATGGTAACAGATACATAACCAGAGCCTGTCCCGGGGCAGTGGCACTGATCATAATCCAGTGTCTTATTGGTGCCATTATCAACTGCTTTTGGTGTGGTGTGGTTATGACAAAAATCTCCCTACCCAAGAAGAGAGCCAAGACCATAACGTTCAGCGAGTCTGCGGTCATCTGCCCCAAAAAGGGCACGCTGTGCCTTCAGATACGCGTGGCCAACCTCCGTAAGACCCTGATGATCGGCAGTCAGATTTACGGCAAGCTCTTTCGGACAACCGTCACACCTGAAGGAGAAACTGTTATTATGGATCAGGTCAGCATTGATTTTACGGTAGATGCTGGCAAAGACAATCTGTTTTTCGTGTGCCCTTTGACCCTCTACCACATGATCGATAAAACCAGTCCGTTCTTCGAAATGGCGGTGGACACTTTACATGAGCAGGAGTTTGAACTTGTGGTCTTCCTGGATGGCACGGCCGAGTCCACCAGTTCCACCTGCCAGGTCAGGACTTCCTATGTTCCCCAGGAAATCATGTGGGGTTATGATTTCCAACCCATCATCTCCCGTAGCAAGGAGGGTAAATACCGCGTGGACTTTTCCAACTTCGCCAAAGTGTTGCCGGTCCCAACTGCTCATTGTTCCTACTGCTACCACAATGAGGCCGGGCACCATCACCACTCCAGAAATGGCATTGAAAATCAGGGCTTTGAGGTGATTGACATCGACGGACCCAACGGTACAAACATGTAA